A genome region from Methanobacterium subterraneum includes the following:
- a CDS encoding zinc-ribbon domain-containing protein, translating into MQYLICENCGGYYALMDGESPSDFDSCQCGGKFYLVEDDGLHIKSPMILCQYCGNPNPTNTAFCSECGQILIPAKELSAVIRGEKFKPLGIFAGVAFILVSIFILGLFV; encoded by the coding sequence ATGCAATATTTAATATGCGAAAACTGCGGCGGTTACTATGCATTAATGGATGGAGAATCCCCCAGTGATTTTGATTCATGCCAATGCGGTGGTAAATTTTATCTGGTTGAAGATGATGGCCTCCACATCAAATCTCCCATGATCCTTTGCCAATATTGTGGAAATCCAAACCCCACAAACACGGCCTTCTGCAGCGAATGTGGTCAAATATTAATTCCTGCCAAGGAATTATCTGCAGTTATAAGAGGTGAAAAATTTAAACCCTTGGGAATATTCGCCGGGGTTGCATTTATTCTAGTTTCTATATTTATTCTAGGTTTATTTGTTTGA
- a CDS encoding zinc ribbon domain-containing protein codes for MTYLLCHECGGYYKLQEGESPDDFACCQCGGELFPASLNEILFQKTSLKCPGCGEVSDGKTFCPYCGTILDTHESSRYNEHFHFHVVEAKTSKNIYAGRKVKTTDPEDWFLRDRLRIDTDGNYFRQELPSMFDRHGEKGSGLNHLWEFGFLIQDLLSGSENRVTRFSKLKSPVELGLLIYLGSCLVFYYFGGDVAFQISIIFMLIASTITSFMLNKKDYSDIFIDINLLAGLSIFAVILLIFLFIRYSIFQSLPHETPGSGLSNTRLILILLLTVTVANIGGLTGVFIRKKIL; via the coding sequence ATGACTTATCTTCTTTGCCATGAATGTGGGGGATATTACAAACTCCAGGAAGGAGAATCACCTGATGATTTTGCCTGTTGTCAGTGTGGAGGGGAGTTATTTCCGGCATCTTTGAATGAGATTCTTTTTCAAAAAACTTCCCTAAAATGTCCGGGCTGTGGTGAAGTTTCTGATGGTAAAACATTCTGCCCTTATTGTGGCACAATATTGGATACCCATGAAAGTTCCAGATATAATGAACATTTCCATTTTCATGTAGTTGAAGCTAAAACCAGTAAAAACATCTATGCCGGTAGAAAAGTTAAAACAACTGATCCTGAAGATTGGTTTTTGCGGGATCGGCTTAGAATCGATACTGATGGTAATTATTTCCGACAGGAACTACCATCCATGTTTGATAGGCATGGAGAAAAAGGTAGTGGTCTTAATCATCTATGGGAATTTGGGTTTCTAATTCAAGATCTCCTCTCAGGAAGTGAAAATAGGGTTACAAGATTTTCGAAACTTAAATCCCCAGTTGAATTAGGATTATTAATTTATCTAGGTTCATGTTTGGTCTTTTATTATTTTGGAGGTGATGTTGCATTCCAAATATCTATAATTTTCATGTTAATTGCAAGCACAATAACCTCTTTCATGTTAAATAAGAAAGATTACAGTGATATTTTTATTGACATTAACCTTTTAGCAGGATTGTCCATCTTTGCAGTGATTCTGTTAATCTTTTTATTCATCAGATATTCAATTTTCCAATCACTTCCACATGAAACTCCCGGAAGTGGGTTATCTAACACTCGCTTAATCTTAATCCTCCTGTTGACAGTCACAGTGGCCAATATTGGTGGTTTAACAGGTGTTTTTATCCGTAAAAAAATATTGTAA
- a CDS encoding tRNA (N(6)-L-threonylcarbamoyladenosine(37)-C(2))-methylthiotransferase, whose amino-acid sequence MKIYIETFGCTFNQADSQIMAGLLEETGGEIVTSLEDADVIVINTCYVKQPTEQKITNHIQKIQTQFPQKKLLIAGCMVDIDPEKLKKLAPKAGWIGARRINSIPNVVKSIMDNHIIRETGHGHDIKTGLPRKRSNPRVHILQICEGCLGRCSYCCTRFARGDLQSYPSSLLKAESEQAVEDGCIEIQLTAQDTAAYGKDSGENLADLINQITSIEGDFRVRVGMMHPKNIKEDLASITNSFKNEKVYNFLHLPLQSGSNRILSDMKRGHSVEEYKAIVKQFQMEIPELSLATDIIVGYPTEEEDDFNATLNVISEIRPDFLHISKYHHRPGTRSSLLPPIDHAIMKKRSRDLNDLKVAIAIKNNQRFMGTNQKILITDRGSKGGYIGRTNSYKTVVVEKAHLGTFQDVEITQALSTYLKGNLKR is encoded by the coding sequence ATGAAAATCTATATTGAAACTTTTGGTTGCACATTCAATCAGGCGGATTCCCAGATAATGGCCGGTTTATTAGAGGAAACTGGTGGAGAAATTGTAACATCCCTTGAAGATGCTGATGTTATTGTCATTAACACCTGTTATGTTAAACAACCCACTGAACAGAAGATAACCAATCACATTCAGAAAATCCAGACCCAGTTCCCACAGAAAAAACTGTTAATTGCTGGTTGTATGGTGGATATTGATCCTGAAAAACTAAAAAAACTGGCACCTAAAGCAGGATGGATTGGTGCTCGTCGCATAAACTCCATCCCCAATGTAGTCAAATCTATTATGGATAATCACATTATCCGGGAAACCGGTCATGGTCATGATATTAAGACCGGCCTTCCACGAAAACGTTCCAATCCCCGGGTACATATTCTCCAGATATGTGAGGGATGCCTGGGTAGATGCAGTTACTGCTGCACCAGATTTGCACGTGGAGACCTACAGAGTTATCCTTCATCTCTTCTAAAGGCTGAATCAGAACAGGCAGTGGAGGATGGTTGTATTGAAATCCAGCTCACTGCCCAGGACACTGCTGCTTACGGGAAAGACAGTGGAGAAAACCTCGCTGATCTCATCAACCAGATAACATCAATAGAAGGTGATTTCAGGGTAAGGGTAGGAATGATGCACCCCAAAAACATTAAAGAGGACCTGGCATCTATTACAAATTCATTTAAAAATGAAAAGGTCTATAATTTCCTTCACCTTCCATTGCAAAGTGGAAGTAACCGGATACTTTCGGATATGAAACGGGGACACAGTGTGGAAGAATACAAGGCCATTGTGAAACAGTTCCAAATGGAAATACCAGAACTATCCCTGGCAACAGATATTATTGTGGGATACCCCACCGAGGAGGAAGATGATTTCAACGCCACGTTAAATGTTATCAGTGAAATTCGCCCGGATTTCCTGCATATCTCCAAATATCATCATCGTCCGGGCACACGATCATCTTTACTTCCCCCTATTGATCATGCAATCATGAAAAAACGTTCCCGAGACTTGAATGATCTCAAGGTGGCTATTGCCATTAAGAATAATCAGAGGTTCATGGGTACCAATCAAAAAATACTGATTACGGATAGAGGGAGTAAAGGTGGTTATATTGGTCGCACCAATTCCTATAAAACGGTAGTAGTTGAGAAAGCTCATCTGGGAACCTTTCAGGATGTGGAGATCACCCAGGCCCTGAGCACCTATTTGAAGGGAAATCTTAAACGTTAA